In the Pseudanabaena sp. PCC 7367 genome, one interval contains:
- a CDS encoding CoA-binding protein, whose amino-acid sequence MSMTPDDKKIQQILTEAKTIALVGYSPKPARPSYQIGRFLKQAGYKVYPVNPIIKEIDGEQCYRSLREVPKPIDIVNVFRRSEFLPEIIEQAIAINAKTIWAQLDIYDQAAAERAIAAGLNVIMDSCIKIEYLRLGIKKYSDR is encoded by the coding sequence ATGAGTATGACTCCTGATGATAAGAAAATCCAGCAAATCCTCACCGAAGCAAAAACGATCGCTCTGGTCGGCTATTCCCCCAAGCCAGCACGGCCTAGCTATCAGATCGGTAGATTCCTGAAGCAAGCAGGTTACAAGGTTTATCCCGTCAATCCAATTATTAAAGAAATCGATGGCGAGCAATGTTATCGCTCCTTAAGGGAAGTTCCTAAACCGATCGATATTGTGAATGTATTTCGTCGATCGGAATTCCTACCCGAAATTATTGAGCAAGCGATCGCCATTAACGCTAAAACTATCTGGGCACAGTTAGATATCTATGACCAAGCTGCGGCAGAGAGAGCGATCGCCGCCGGATTGAATGTAATCATGGATTCTTGTATCAAGATCGAATACTTGCGATTGGGGATTAAGAAGTATAGCGATCGTTGA
- a CDS encoding methyltransferase domain-containing protein: MVLLPQQRNKLDETDDTLFYDYPRLVTHVDNGFIGQLTELYRERLQPNSRIFDMMSSWVSHLPADLEFAHVEGHGMNEQELAKNSRLDHYFVQNLNQEPKLPLPDNDFDAVLNTVSVQYLQQPEVVFTEMCRILKPGGVAIVSFSNRMFYQKAIAAWRDSSEGDRVKLVQRYFASVTGFGKPEIIAKAAPVTLPIMQLLGLGGGDPFYAVIAQKE; this comes from the coding sequence ATGGTGCTATTACCGCAGCAGCGCAATAAGTTGGATGAAACCGATGATACGCTTTTTTATGATTATCCCCGTTTGGTCACCCATGTTGATAATGGGTTTATTGGCCAGTTGACTGAATTGTATCGGGAGCGATTGCAGCCAAACAGCCGTATTTTTGACATGATGAGTAGTTGGGTGTCGCATTTGCCAGCGGATCTGGAGTTTGCCCATGTGGAGGGGCATGGCATGAATGAGCAGGAGTTGGCCAAGAATTCGCGCCTGGATCATTATTTTGTCCAGAATTTGAATCAAGAGCCGAAGTTGCCATTGCCAGACAATGATTTTGATGCGGTGTTGAATACTGTTTCGGTGCAGTATCTGCAACAGCCAGAGGTGGTTTTCACGGAAATGTGCCGCATTTTGAAACCTGGTGGCGTGGCGATCGTGAGTTTTTCTAATCGGATGTTCTATCAAAAGGCGATCGCGGCCTGGCGAGATAGCTCCGAGGGCGATCGGGTGAAGCTGGTACAGCGCTATTTTGCTTCGGTAACGGGATTTGGTAAACCGGAAATAATTGCCAAGGCGGCACCAGTAACATTGCCGATTATGCAGTTGCTTGGTTTGGGTGGTGGCGATCCGTTTTACGCAGTGATCGCACAGAAAGAGTAA
- a CDS encoding pentapeptide repeat-containing protein yields the protein MANDEQLALLLKGVDIWNGWRDDYPDEEISLMGADLSGANLTQANLNQVSLYNADLSGANLTQANLVGANLFNANLSDANLNQANLERGKLYNANLQNASLVGAELHGTNLTSAKLTGAWIEQWQINSDTKLDGIDCQYVYVGQDSERQGQRIPNDRDFEPGEFSDRFGVKFNFVVLSFGADINWRLVAKALKNLQEQHAEPQNQPIGIQSMAIENGSLNINLQVAGELDQTHIEKRFWQTYKMASNSTKRQPAQDLNGAIDRLVLLAEKV from the coding sequence ATGGCAAACGATGAGCAATTGGCATTGCTGCTGAAAGGGGTAGATATTTGGAATGGTTGGCGTGATGATTACCCCGATGAAGAAATTAGTTTGATGGGAGCTGATCTAAGTGGTGCAAACCTGACCCAAGCCAATTTGAACCAGGTGAGCTTATATAACGCCGATCTAAGTGGCGCAAATCTGACCCAGGCTAATTTGGTGGGAGCAAATTTGTTTAATGCCAACCTCAGTGATGCCAATTTGAATCAAGCTAATTTAGAGCGCGGCAAGCTCTATAATGCCAATTTGCAGAATGCCTCCCTGGTGGGGGCTGAGTTGCATGGCACTAATTTAACCTCGGCAAAGCTGACGGGAGCATGGATCGAGCAGTGGCAGATTAATAGCGATACTAAGCTGGATGGCATCGATTGCCAGTATGTATATGTGGGGCAAGACTCTGAGCGGCAAGGGCAGCGGATCCCGAACGATCGAGACTTTGAGCCAGGTGAATTTAGCGATCGGTTTGGGGTCAAATTTAATTTTGTGGTGCTAAGTTTTGGGGCAGATATTAATTGGCGGCTGGTAGCAAAGGCGCTAAAGAATTTGCAAGAACAACATGCTGAGCCCCAGAATCAACCGATCGGCATTCAAAGCATGGCGATCGAGAATGGCTCATTAAATATCAATTTGCAAGTTGCTGGGGAACTGGATCAAACCCATATTGAAAAGCGGTTTTGGCAAACGTATAAGATGGCTAGTAACTCAACGAAAAGGCAACCGGCTCAGGATCTAAATGGGGCGATCGATCGGTTGGTATTGCTGGCAGAAAAGGTATAG
- a CDS encoding pentapeptide repeat-containing protein: MPDARPKLGTDRQVADLLLRTYAAGERNFVGLNLGKVNLNQANLVNVVLSNACLDHGDLGKANLNGACLQGISAIATYFGGAQLVGADLDNATMPRSSLNKANLRNANLAGANLNGASLIGADLTGANLEGAFLVKTNLSGANLAGANLTKAIGCEASLIRANLSNANLNCANFTNANLEEAILIAAFLLRANFSNVNLTRARLMEANLTQTNLRGANTTGAIFKPEQLPPQPDHKQIQLLQVRSRNGLNGTKSNSLSQPINNNGTTAPQPLIAKTAASSSAKEIKVCREPPKPVMPRSKGWQVIAKPKGQTKTTPNPPNHKPRLRVKTKLQSKPASDSN, from the coding sequence ATGCCAGATGCCAGACCAAAGTTAGGCACCGATCGCCAAGTTGCCGATCTTCTCTTGCGTACCTATGCGGCAGGAGAGCGAAATTTTGTGGGTTTAAATTTGGGCAAGGTAAATCTCAATCAAGCAAATCTGGTTAATGTGGTGCTGAGCAACGCTTGTTTAGATCATGGCGATCTGGGTAAGGCAAATCTCAATGGTGCATGTTTGCAGGGGATAAGCGCGATCGCTACTTATTTCGGTGGGGCGCAATTAGTTGGTGCAGATTTGGATAATGCCACCATGCCGCGATCGAGCCTCAACAAGGCAAATCTCCGCAACGCCAACCTAGCCGGAGCAAATCTCAATGGTGCTAGTTTAATTGGGGCTGATCTTACTGGTGCTAATTTAGAGGGGGCTTTTTTGGTCAAAACCAATCTTAGCGGTGCGAATCTGGCTGGGGCAAATTTAACCAAGGCGATCGGTTGCGAAGCCTCATTGATCAGAGCCAACCTGAGCAATGCCAATTTGAATTGTGCCAACTTCACCAATGCGAACCTAGAAGAAGCGATCCTGATTGCTGCTTTCCTGCTCCGTGCCAATTTCAGTAATGTCAACTTGACCAGGGCAAGATTGATGGAGGCTAACTTAACCCAAACTAATCTACGTGGTGCTAACACCACTGGAGCCATTTTTAAACCTGAACAGTTGCCACCTCAGCCTGATCACAAGCAAATTCAATTACTTCAAGTGCGATCGAGAAATGGTTTGAATGGTACAAAATCCAATTCCCTTAGCCAACCAATTAATAATAATGGTACAACCGCGCCACAGCCATTAATTGCAAAAACAGCAGCAAGCAGTTCGGCCAAGGAGATCAAAGTCTGCCGAGAACCACCCAAACCAGTGATGCCGCGATCGAAGGGGTGGCAGGTGATCGCCAAGCCCAAAGGCCAAACTAAAACAACACCAAATCCACCAAATCATAAACCCAGACTGCGGGTAAAGACGAAGTTGCAAAGCAAGCCAGCATCAGACTCGAATTAG
- a CDS encoding M16 family metallopeptidase produces the protein MKSIVRRAGILALAVLIAGGMPFSLATPRNGAIAIQIQELRAQAQTPQPAMLTDGVRRTVLENGLTVLTKEVPTVPAVSVHIWYRVGSRNERPGITGISHQLEHLLFKGTKDRPIQFGRLFSALGSSSNAFTSYDMTAYFGTVSSNTNKVEALLTLEADRMVNTVAGAEELNSERTVVLSELDGYDNSPGNRLFKAIMAKAFANTSYAWPVIGDRADVEGYTAEQIQNYYRTYYRPDNATLIVVGNFETDELLPKIKETFGTITAPPRPRTAKLPEKQSGTINQVSNNRATKTTNANVADGVEDQPVIYADKVVLEEPGSIPLLRSVYPTLPPITHPDTAAIDLLASILSSGRSSRLYQALVQTGIASGARASAATMIDPGWFSFTGAPTDGNTLEDIDRLILAEVKKIQTEPIDPAALERAQTQVRSSFILSNRDISSQAIQLGYNQTVAKDYRFSDRYLADVEKVTVADIQRVANKYLDPQKRVLGLFKPTVITAQVGNPLAADGTIQENRTPSEPVDPAEVAKYLPEDVLKIKAAELNPVLPERVILPNSLTLLLLPDDSTPSVTIAGQILAGTGFDSIEKAGLGALTAQNLRNGTNTKDALALAAELENIGASLGFSAGREQVSIGASMLAEDLPTVVDQLADILQNASFPADELELNRQRNLIGLKAELDSPGSLARRVFQSELYPAGHPYHAMRTEESIKAIAREDLVEFYETYYRPDTTTLVLMGDFEVEEVKQLISDKLGNWQAKGEPPALKYPTVEDPSEISKQEINLAGKTQAVTVMGHPAIDRYDPRYYTALVLNQVLGGDTLSSRLGTEIRDRQGLTYGIYSYFQTGKGKGAFVVQMQTSGKDVDAAVASTLAIMRDVHQNGITQKELDAAKASLINSFPVSLANPDSIAGAILRDQVYGFAIGDFYDFPQKIESITLSDVNQVAEEVLLPDQLVVVTVAPKEN, from the coding sequence ATGAAATCAATCGTGCGTAGAGCCGGTATTCTTGCCTTAGCTGTTTTGATTGCTGGTGGGATGCCCTTCAGCCTTGCCACACCAAGAAACGGGGCGATCGCCATTCAGATTCAGGAACTACGGGCTCAGGCTCAGACCCCACAACCAGCCATGTTGACCGATGGGGTGAGGAGAACGGTTTTAGAAAACGGCTTGACGGTGCTAACTAAGGAAGTGCCCACGGTGCCAGCGGTGAGTGTACATATTTGGTATCGGGTTGGTTCGCGCAATGAGCGACCTGGGATTACGGGGATTTCGCACCAGCTAGAGCATCTACTGTTTAAAGGCACCAAGGATCGGCCGATTCAGTTTGGGCGCTTGTTCAGTGCGTTGGGGAGCAGCTCCAATGCTTTCACTAGTTATGACATGACCGCCTATTTTGGCACAGTTAGTAGTAACACTAATAAGGTGGAAGCCCTGCTGACCCTGGAGGCCGATCGGATGGTAAATACAGTGGCTGGCGCTGAAGAGCTAAACAGTGAGCGCACCGTGGTTCTGTCTGAATTGGATGGCTATGATAACAGTCCTGGCAATCGCCTGTTTAAGGCAATCATGGCGAAGGCCTTTGCGAATACTTCCTATGCCTGGCCAGTGATTGGCGATCGCGCTGATGTGGAGGGTTATACCGCCGAACAGATCCAGAATTATTACCGCACCTATTACCGCCCCGATAACGCTACTTTGATTGTGGTGGGTAACTTTGAAACAGACGAGCTTTTGCCCAAGATCAAGGAAACCTTTGGCACGATCACGGCACCGCCACGCCCCAGAACCGCTAAGTTACCAGAAAAGCAGTCTGGCACAATAAATCAAGTTAGCAACAATCGCGCGACAAAGACCACTAATGCTAATGTTGCGGATGGAGTGGAAGACCAGCCTGTAATCTATGCAGATAAGGTGGTTCTAGAAGAGCCAGGTAGTATTCCGCTGTTGCGATCGGTCTATCCGACTTTGCCACCGATTACCCACCCAGATACGGCGGCGATCGATTTGCTGGCTTCGATCCTTTCTTCGGGGCGTAGCTCCAGGTTATATCAAGCCTTGGTGCAAACTGGGATTGCCAGTGGTGCGAGGGCCAGTGCCGCGACAATGATCGATCCGGGCTGGTTTTCGTTTACTGGTGCGCCGACTGACGGCAACACCCTGGAGGATATCGATCGCTTGATTTTGGCAGAGGTTAAGAAAATTCAAACTGAGCCGATCGATCCAGCGGCACTAGAGCGGGCACAGACCCAGGTTAGGTCTAGCTTTATTCTGAGCAATCGGGATATTTCTTCGCAAGCAATTCAACTGGGCTATAACCAGACGGTAGCCAAAGATTATCGGTTTAGCGATCGCTATCTGGCTGATGTGGAAAAGGTGACGGTTGCTGATATTCAAAGGGTTGCCAATAAGTATCTCGATCCGCAAAAGCGGGTGTTGGGTTTATTTAAGCCTACGGTAATTACAGCCCAAGTCGGTAATCCCCTGGCAGCAGATGGCACAATCCAGGAAAATCGCACCCCCAGCGAACCGGTTGATCCAGCGGAGGTAGCGAAATACTTGCCGGAAGATGTGCTTAAAATCAAAGCGGCTGAGTTAAACCCAGTGTTGCCAGAGAGGGTGATTTTGCCCAATAGTTTGACCTTACTCTTGCTGCCCGATGACAGCACCCCATCGGTGACGATCGCGGGGCAGATCCTGGCTGGAACTGGCTTCGACTCGATCGAAAAAGCTGGTTTAGGTGCGCTGACTGCTCAAAATCTACGCAATGGTACTAACACCAAAGATGCGTTGGCATTGGCGGCAGAGCTAGAAAATATTGGCGCGAGTTTGGGCTTTTCGGCGGGACGTGAACAGGTGAGTATTGGTGCGTCAATGCTGGCGGAGGATTTACCCACCGTCGTCGATCAACTGGCTGATATCTTGCAGAATGCTTCTTTCCCAGCGGATGAGTTGGAGCTAAACCGTCAACGCAACCTAATTGGCCTGAAGGCAGAACTAGATAGCCCTGGCAGTTTGGCAAGGCGGGTGTTTCAATCGGAGTTATATCCGGCAGGACATCCCTATCATGCTATGCGTACTGAGGAGAGCATTAAGGCGATCGCCCGTGAGGATTTGGTTGAGTTTTATGAAACTTACTATCGCCCAGATACAACTACGTTGGTTTTGATGGGGGACTTTGAGGTTGAAGAAGTTAAGCAGTTAATCAGCGATAAGCTGGGCAATTGGCAGGCCAAGGGAGAACCACCTGCACTGAAATATCCCACCGTTGAAGATCCCAGTGAAATTAGTAAGCAGGAGATTAATCTAGCTGGCAAAACTCAGGCCGTGACGGTTATGGGACATCCCGCGATCGATCGCTATGACCCTCGTTATTATACGGCGCTGGTGCTAAATCAGGTTCTGGGTGGCGACACCCTTTCCAGTCGCCTGGGGACAGAAATCCGCGATCGGCAGGGGTTGACCTATGGCATTTATAGCTACTTCCAAACTGGCAAGGGCAAAGGTGCATTTGTGGTACAGATGCAAACCAGCGGTAAGGATGTGGATGCAGCGGTGGCAAGCACTTTAGCAATCATGCGGGATGTGCATCAAAATGGCATTACCCAGAAGGAACTGGATGCGGCCAAGGCCAGCTTGATCAATAGTTTCCCAGTATCGTTGGCCAATCCTGATAGTATTGCTGGCGCGATTTTGCGCGATCAGGTGTATGGGTTTGCGATCGGTGACTTTTATGATTTCCCCCAGAAGATCGAGTCGATTACCCTGTCTGATGTTAATCAAGTGGCCGAGGAGGTTCTATTGCCGGATCAATTAGTGGTGGTGACGGTAGCACCGAAGGAGAATTAG
- the recG gene encoding ATP-dependent DNA helicase RecG: MEQPTQPSKPIDINRLQQALSVEAERGFGNLQGREHLFADFLGSSLGQSSWHRADRDRAQTLAGEYGKYDQLRLSQRKHLVAETRRFLYDVRRRELVSDRPPAKEKIAKTTPLKVEASKSTQSSAYRKPNQNLRLDSPLQYLEGVGPRIAERLANRLELHTVADMLNYYPRDHVDYARQVKIKDLNDGETVTIIGTIRRFSCFTSPKNKKLTIVEVMVSDHTGSIKLNRFWTGTRYSNYGWQQQQKSQYPKGATVAASGVVKRSKYGLTLDNFEIEVLEHSQDRIESHTIGRVVPIYPLSEGISPELIRRVVVQCLPVVNQIKDPLPEKLIKEHKLIKLAKAIAQVHYPPDSHALNDAVKRLTFDKYFYRRLVSLYRRNQQQASPFIAQSKLVDEFEQRLPFQLTNAQQRCVNEIRADLQRNTPMNRLLQGDVGAGKTVVSVFALLTAIESGFQTALMAPTEVLVEQHYRKIVDWFNLLNLPVELLTGSTKAAKRRQILAQLETGELPLVIGTHALIQDGVNFHRLGLAVIDEQHRFGRDQRSRLLQKGTDPHVLIMTATPIPRTLYLTNSEIEVSLIDELPPGRKPIQTNLLKGAQRRDAYELMRREIAQGRQVYIVFPLVEESEKMADMKAAIAEREKLQKSIFPNFKVGLLHGQMSSAEKEEAINAFRDRQSDILVATTVVEVGVDVPNASVMLIEHADRFGLAQLHQLRGRVGRGAAQSYCLLMSSSKSETAQERLKVLEQSQDGFFIAERDFQIRGKGKDEGTEQSGHAGFSIDDRLPDEETRQQLYQEARAAAESILTEDITLESFPALKTEFEHHYQRLQGGAIFT; the protein is encoded by the coding sequence ATGGAGCAACCAACCCAGCCATCAAAACCAATCGATATCAACCGCCTGCAACAAGCCCTGAGTGTGGAAGCAGAGCGGGGGTTTGGCAACCTTCAGGGTAGGGAACATCTGTTTGCTGACTTTTTGGGGAGTAGTTTAGGGCAGAGTAGTTGGCACCGCGCCGATCGTGATCGGGCACAAACCCTGGCTGGTGAATATGGCAAATATGATCAATTGCGGTTATCGCAACGAAAGCATTTGGTGGCTGAAACACGACGCTTTTTATACGATGTGCGACGACGGGAGTTGGTCAGCGATCGCCCCCCCGCCAAGGAGAAGATCGCCAAGACTACGCCGCTGAAGGTGGAAGCAAGTAAATCGACTCAGTCCAGTGCCTACCGCAAGCCCAATCAAAATTTGCGATTGGATTCCCCTTTACAATACCTGGAAGGAGTGGGGCCAAGAATTGCCGAGCGATTGGCGAACCGATTGGAGCTGCATACGGTCGCGGATATGCTTAACTATTATCCCCGCGATCACGTTGACTATGCCCGACAGGTGAAGATCAAAGACCTTAATGATGGCGAGACCGTTACGATCATTGGCACAATTCGCCGATTTAGTTGTTTTACCAGTCCTAAGAATAAAAAATTAACGATCGTAGAAGTGATGGTTAGCGATCACACTGGCTCAATCAAGCTGAATCGGTTCTGGACTGGCACCCGCTACAGTAACTATGGCTGGCAGCAGCAACAAAAAAGCCAATATCCCAAGGGCGCAACGGTGGCGGCTTCTGGGGTAGTGAAGCGCAGTAAGTATGGTCTGACCCTGGATAATTTTGAAATTGAAGTCCTGGAGCATTCGCAAGATCGAATTGAATCCCATACGATCGGGCGGGTGGTGCCGATCTATCCCCTCAGCGAAGGAATCTCGCCAGAACTGATTCGCCGCGTAGTAGTGCAATGCTTGCCAGTGGTTAATCAAATAAAAGATCCATTGCCGGAGAAACTAATTAAGGAACATAAACTAATTAAATTGGCTAAGGCGATCGCCCAGGTTCACTATCCCCCAGACAGCCACGCGCTGAATGATGCCGTAAAGCGATTGACCTTCGATAAATATTTCTATCGCCGCCTGGTTTCGCTCTATCGCCGCAATCAACAGCAAGCCTCACCCTTCATAGCCCAAAGTAAGCTGGTGGATGAATTTGAGCAGCGTTTACCGTTCCAATTGACCAATGCCCAGCAACGTTGTGTGAATGAGATCCGCGCCGATCTGCAACGAAATACCCCCATGAATCGATTGTTGCAGGGGGATGTGGGTGCTGGGAAAACAGTCGTTTCCGTATTTGCCTTACTCACCGCGATCGAATCCGGCTTCCAAACCGCATTGATGGCTCCCACTGAAGTCCTGGTGGAACAGCATTACCGCAAAATTGTCGATTGGTTTAATTTGCTCAATCTCCCCGTAGAACTGCTAACCGGTTCCACAAAGGCAGCCAAACGCCGCCAGATTCTCGCTCAATTGGAAACTGGAGAGCTACCCTTGGTCATCGGTACCCATGCCCTGATTCAAGATGGAGTTAACTTTCACCGCCTGGGTCTGGCTGTAATTGACGAACAACACCGATTTGGCCGTGACCAGCGATCGCGCCTGCTCCAGAAGGGCACCGATCCCCATGTATTGATCATGACCGCCACGCCGATTCCCCGTACCCTCTATTTAACCAATTCAGAAATAGAAGTCAGCCTGATCGACGAACTACCACCAGGCCGTAAGCCCATTCAAACTAATCTCTTGAAAGGTGCACAAAGACGCGATGCCTATGAACTAATGCGAAGGGAGATCGCCCAGGGTCGGCAGGTATATATTGTTTTCCCTTTGGTAGAAGAATCAGAAAAAATGGCGGATATGAAAGCAGCGATCGCCGAGCGGGAAAAACTCCAAAAATCAATCTTCCCCAATTTCAAGGTTGGTCTGTTGCATGGCCAGATGAGTTCTGCCGAGAAAGAAGAAGCAATCAATGCCTTCCGCGATCGCCAGAGTGATATTCTAGTAGCGACCACTGTGGTAGAGGTGGGCGTGGATGTGCCGAATGCCTCGGTGATGCTAATTGAACATGCCGATCGATTCGGGCTTGCTCAGTTACATCAGTTGCGGGGTCGGGTCGGGCGTGGTGCGGCTCAATCCTATTGTTTACTAATGAGTAGTTCTAAATCAGAAACCGCCCAAGAACGCCTCAAGGTATTGGAGCAATCGCAGGATGGCTTTTTTATTGCCGAGCGTGATTTCCAAATTCGTGGTAAAGGAAAAGACGAAGGAACAGAACAATCGGGTCATGCGGGATTCTCGATCGACGATCGCCTCCCCGATGAAGAAACTAGGCAACAGTTATATCAAGAGGCCAGAGCAGCCGCAGAAAGCATTTTAACTGAAGATATCACCTTAGAGAGCTTTCCTGCCCTCAAGACTGAATTTGAACATCACTACCAACGCTTGCAAGGGGGAGCGATCTTCACCTAG
- a CDS encoding orange carotenoid-binding protein yields MPFTLDTARGIFPNTLTADVVPATIARFEQLSAEDQLALIWFAYLEMGKSITIAAPGAANMVLAEDALNQIKAMSPMEQSQAMCDLANRSDTPICRTYAVWSPNIKLGFWYRLGEFMEQGLVAPIPEGYKLSANASAVLAAIQGLESGQQITVLRNSVVGMGYDPNKLGDFKRVSEPVVPPQDMSQRTKVSIEGVDNPTVISYMNLLNANDFDNLIELFAPDGALQPPFQRPIVGKDAVLKFFREECQNLKLMPERGVVEPADDGYTQIKVTGKVQTPWFSANIGMNMAWRFLLSPDNKIYFVAIDLLASPKELLNLAR; encoded by the coding sequence ATGCCATTTACACTCGATACCGCTCGCGGAATTTTCCCAAATACTTTAACTGCTGATGTTGTTCCCGCTACGATCGCCAGGTTTGAACAGCTTAGCGCCGAAGACCAACTTGCCCTAATTTGGTTTGCCTACCTGGAGATGGGTAAGTCAATTACGATCGCTGCGCCGGGTGCGGCCAATATGGTTTTGGCTGAAGATGCTTTGAATCAAATCAAGGCAATGTCGCCAATGGAACAGTCTCAGGCAATGTGTGACCTGGCTAATCGCTCCGATACGCCGATCTGTCGCACCTATGCAGTCTGGTCACCTAATATTAAGTTAGGTTTCTGGTATCGCTTGGGTGAATTCATGGAGCAAGGTTTGGTTGCACCGATCCCTGAAGGTTACAAGCTTTCTGCAAATGCTTCAGCGGTGTTGGCTGCGATCCAAGGGCTTGAATCTGGTCAGCAAATCACGGTCTTGCGTAATAGCGTGGTAGGCATGGGCTATGACCCCAACAAGTTAGGTGACTTCAAGCGAGTATCTGAGCCGGTTGTACCACCTCAAGATATGTCGCAGCGTACCAAGGTTTCGATCGAAGGTGTGGATAATCCTACCGTGATCAGTTATATGAATCTTCTCAACGCCAATGACTTTGACAATCTAATTGAGCTATTTGCCCCCGATGGTGCACTGCAACCACCATTCCAACGGCCGATCGTGGGTAAGGATGCGGTTTTGAAGTTCTTCCGTGAAGAATGCCAGAACTTGAAGCTAATGCCTGAGCGTGGTGTGGTTGAGCCTGCTGATGATGGCTATACTCAAATCAAGGTAACTGGTAAGGTGCAAACTCCTTGGTTTAGCGCAAACATTGGTATGAACATGGCCTGGCGTTTCTTGCTCAGCCCTGATAACAAGATTTACTTTGTGGCGATCGACTTGCTTGCCTCACCCAAGGAGCTGCTCAACCTAGCTCGCTAG
- the ccsB gene encoding c-type cytochrome biogenesis protein CcsB has protein sequence MQLVALQNLLDNISFAILFLTMLVYWVNLAFPGAGWLRQIGTAGMAIANLSIATLLGARWIEAGYFPLSNLYESLFFLAWGITTMHLVANSIGNAENNGRKLIGAFTAPVAMGITAFAALALPDQMQAAEPLVPALKSNWLMMHVSVMLLSYAALMVGSVLAIAFLIVTRGQPIKLSGNSLGLSLTPPSANGQRDQQVSQPRQDHNGEQLVAANIPGNGSQGSTLVLDPPQNQSEPQPQLSLKRLSLGETLDNLSYRMIGLGFPLLTIGIIAGAVWANEAWGSYWSWDPKETWALITWLVFAAYLHTRITKGWQGRKPAILASAGFLVVWICYLGVNLLGKGLHSYGWFL, from the coding sequence ATGCAACTTGTTGCCTTGCAAAACCTTTTAGATAATATTTCCTTTGCGATCCTGTTTTTGACCATGTTGGTTTACTGGGTGAACCTGGCTTTCCCTGGTGCTGGCTGGTTACGGCAGATTGGTACTGCTGGCATGGCGATCGCCAACCTGAGTATCGCTACGCTCCTGGGCGCAAGGTGGATCGAGGCCGGCTATTTCCCCCTCAGTAATTTATATGAATCCTTGTTTTTCCTGGCCTGGGGCATTACTACAATGCATCTGGTGGCCAATAGCATTGGTAATGCCGAGAACAATGGCAGAAAGTTGATCGGTGCTTTTACTGCGCCGGTGGCAATGGGTATTACTGCGTTTGCAGCCCTGGCTTTGCCGGATCAAATGCAAGCCGCTGAGCCCCTGGTACCAGCACTCAAATCCAACTGGTTGATGATGCATGTTTCGGTGATGCTGCTCAGTTATGCGGCGTTGATGGTGGGAAGTGTGTTGGCGATCGCCTTTTTGATCGTGACACGTGGCCAACCAATCAAGCTGAGCGGTAACTCTTTAGGACTGAGCCTGACCCCACCTAGTGCCAATGGGCAGCGGGATCAGCAAGTGTCTCAACCGCGCCAGGATCATAATGGTGAGCAATTAGTAGCTGCTAACATTCCTGGTAATGGGAGCCAGGGTAGCACGTTGGTTTTAGATCCACCGCAAAACCAGAGCGAGCCACAACCACAACTATCGCTTAAGCGCTTGAGCCTGGGCGAAACCCTTGATAATCTCAGTTATCGGATGATCGGGCTGGGATTTCCATTGCTGACGATCGGCATTATTGCTGGTGCAGTCTGGGCAAATGAGGCATGGGGATCTTACTGGAGTTGGGACCCAAAAGAAACCTGGGCACTGATTACCTGGTTGGTGTTTGCGGCCTATTTGCATACCCGGATTACCAAGGGCTGGCAGGGGCGTAAGCCTGCGATCTTAGCCAGTGCGGGGTTTCTGGTGGTTTGGATTTGTTATTTGGGCGTAAACCTGCTTGGTAAAGGCTTACACAGCTACGGCTGGTTCCTGTAG